TGCTTCCCTCCGGATGTTGGAGGATATACATAATAACTATTGAACAACACTTAATATTAAGTAGAGTGATTGAGTTCGTGGTCTTTACTTAGTACTTTACTTAATATTGAGGTAAAATGTTTTTACTAAATTTCAGTACAATCGTTTTCGCCTATTATAACAATGCTCATCCTCAGAGAATCGGTCAATATGAGATGGACGATTACCTAAACATTACTTGGTGAAGGATGTTATGCTACTTCTGTACTTCGTGAGTGGAAATGTTAAATTGAGTAAGAAAGTCAAGGATAAAGCATCTCGAGATCTTTCTATGCTAGAAAAAGCTTTTTTTCTTGCATGTGTCGtatttcaagaaaatgtttgtGAAATTCCAACCAGTTTGACCTCTTTCGCGGGTACTCCACATGTCTACAATTTGTGTTCGCCTTTGACAGGTCTCTTTAAAATTACATCAAGTCGGTACAGGGTTtttgagaagtcgaaaatgtcaGTTTGGGACGATCGCAAAAGGTCGCTGAGATTTTGTTCTTTGTTACCCCAATCTTTTATCAGAAATTTCCACAATGTTTGAATCCTTTTCCTACCGCAAAACAATGTTTTCATTGTATATGACGGAGGTACATCAGTGATGGGATACATCTGGCCCCAGCATGATCAACGTTCCTTATAATATAAAAGTTTTCATATGAAAACATCATTAGGTTTATTTGGACGGAATCTTAGCCAAGGAATTCTCCAAAATGTCTGCAATGGTATACTACAGCTGTATGGACGATTTGAAGATAAGGAGTATTGGCGAAATCGGGATGTGGTCTTAATAGCGGGTTTTAAGCAGACACCCGTTCTCACCACATATGTCGAAAGCGGGGCCCTTAAATTTCGAAAATGGCAGACGACAGGCCAATTATGGTGCTGTTTATAAGGACAACGTTTAACGATTGAGTGACTCGTACACAATTTCCGGATAATGAATTCCGTCCTCGAGTCTTTGTATCTCCTGGTTATGTCAGGGGTAAGGTGGCATATAGTTTACAATAAGCATGACATAccttacattgtatgttgttaaTTTGTTTATACGACATCAATAAAACTACAGCTAAAGACTTTAACGTTTTTGTGGGTCCGGTTTTATAAAGCGCCTATTCAGTATCGAGTGTAGTAATACATTTTACCCTTTAAGGATAACGGATTTTTAAATGGACCCCATACATTTTATGACCGACTTTTTCATTTCAAAGAAAACACGTATTTGAACTTTAATTGTATGACGAGCGAAAATGTCGTTATATTAGTATAGATCCATCAATATTTgttctttatacatgtatgctatCTCAGGATTTTATTTGGGTTTTAATTATAGGtcaatcatctgtaaataataataaccGTTTTATGGGAATAATAACAGCGATGAAAGGTCCAAAACACATCCGTACTAAAACGCCGATAGTGTACTGctaattataatataccaatACAGTGTACGTCTTAAACTGCGGCGTTTATCCATCAACTTACATTGACATTGAATTGGTTAAATGAAACTGTCCTGTTTTGGTCTGACTGTTTACATATGTTTTGACTTACTCGAACCAGATCACGAACACGAAAATACAATTGATCAGTATGTGAGAAAGAGTATACCACTCTCAATGACGTGAAATAAGATACAGTTTATTGGTATAAACGGGATCCATTTCCCCTGTAAATAACGATTTGGTGTATGTTTATCCTTCGGCCAGAATGCGATTTACTTTGATATGCGTGTAATCAATTCAGGAGTTAATTggtttataaataattaaaaatataattaactaTGATATACGTTTATTGCCGTTATTCCTGGTTAGCGATGGGTATACGTTAATATAAACAAGATCCTAGTAAAGCGCGTGGAAGTGGGGAAGAAAAACGCGTGTTGTCCAAGAACACGGGCCACAAGATGTATTATCGCAATATAAAAcgtaaaaatgataatatatatgtatatcaaagcAACAAGAGGCCATAGCATATGTTTTGGTCATGTAATtacaaaagatttttttaaaacagttCTCTTAATTGGAAACCACTATTAACctaattaatcaattatttaatAAATGTCGCGAAGCTATATCTAAATCACCCAGCATAAGGCTTGTGAGATAATGTTGAAAGTTGGTCATTACGTTACTTGAAGACAATACATTTAGACCTATAAATTATCGATTAATAAGATAATAACTTCACGGAGATCACAAGTATCGTTTTCTCTTTAATAACCACGATTATTGAGTAATTCAATCACCCGCGAATGTTACAAGGTAAATAGTATATACAGGCCTACATGTACCTTTGCATTAACAAATAAGAGATATACCCATCATTTTTGAAACAACAAGTGTAAGCCCAGTCTTTATCAACTGTAGTGTGTGTCATTTAATTCCAGACAGAGAATATTAGAATAAATCTACGCTGGGATACGCACCATTGAAATATTCTTGAAGAGGACCAACTGTCTCAATAGAGATGGTGCCGAAATCAAGATACTTCGCACGctacacatgtacatagttTGTCGTGTTGTCCGAGACAAGAACAAGTTTAGATGCGAATGAATGTTTATTACTATAAAAAGTTAATCATGTAAACAACACACTCTAGCAAAGAATGctaataaataacaatatttgttCGAGATTTAAGACTTATGAGACCCTTAGCGCATATATACAGAGCCAGCCTAGGGCAAATAAAAAATAGCTATTCacgaaacatacatgtatacattgtatatatcgaCGATTGACTTCCCGACAGAAAATTGACATCGCTAACAAAGGCTTCCGCAGTACAGTAttacaaaatgtgtttgttGGTAAACATACAGAAATTCAACTTTATATACATGAAAGATAACATCCAGGCATGTTTGTATTAATACAAAGCGATATTGTTGTAAATAGACATTACTGAAATTGGCAAGGTGAACAAGTCTTTCAAACAGTCTCTACTCATTGTTGATTTAATTTAAAACGactatttgaaatataaattacaacTTTGTAGGCcgtatatttacataaacaagGTTTGCGAGgaaacattttataaatgaGCGATTTATTACAGAATGTTTCGATATGTATCGCAGTTTAAAATCACACATCGTatataatttcaacaaaatcgCGTGattcaagaaaaaaatctttatcaATGAAACATTGTTCAGACACAAATGAACTTATTAGTTAATTAAAATGTACCGTATTAGGTTCACACGCAACACGCAAAGAAATATTAACGATTGTAAACTGACCAGAACATTCGCACGTGCGTCAAGCCATTCTAGGATATGTGGTATAGTGGTCAATAATTTAAAACATCCACGTCGATTTCATTTTCGTTCATAATTGTTTCACCCAAGTGttcttgttttaaaattttcaatagaGAACACGTCCCTGGTCCAGGGATATCACATGACATACGTGCGGGTACGTACGCACGTGCCTTCTAACTCCTTGGCACAAATATGCATACACGCATCCAGAATGACAGTATCTACATCCAATTGTCGTCGTGGATaagaaaaatcaataaatatataaccgCACTAATTAAGGAGAGAAAATTTCCTTTGTGGTAAGCTCACGGTCTCGTTCGAGTTTTTCCTTCGGACGTATATAACGGGCCTTTTGTGCCTCTTCCCAGGATTTGTCAAAACTTGGAAGCGTAAACATTGTCTTAAGGGAACCGTCTACGTTGTACATATCCGGGTCCAAAACAGGCTTACGGAGCATTTCATCCACCTGCTGTTTGGACATGCGCCGTTCTTGTCGCGGCCGAGGCGCATCATCCGTTTCTGATTTGACTGATGATGCAGACATGTCGTTGTTGGCGACATAGCTCTGTTGCGTGCCGGACTGTACCTCTGGATCTGCCGATGTTGTCCCTTTACGGCTGTTAGGTTTCCTGTTAGAACCGGGGTCTGATAACGCTGACCCTTTGCTACTAATGTTGTCCTTGGACAATCTCTTAGTTACATTCTTCTTAACGCTTGCCATATCAACGTTCGCGGCTGTCGCCAAATCTAAGAGTTCgtttttctgtgataaatttgACTGCGATTCACTCCTGAGAGTTGTTTCTGGCACTATAAGTGACGACGTGTAGGTGCTGATATGTTCTTTCTGGTGCTTTACCGCCCTCTGTTTGTGTTCTCTTGGTACTTTTGTCGTTCTGTCTTTGGAAACGCCCCCTTTCGCTTCCCCTGATCGAGCACCAGTGGTATTCGCTGTGTTAATAGCCGCCTTTTCTGGGTCTTGTGGTGTTGTCTCTGAATAGAATCGTTCCGCTTGATCGGAGTCAATTTTGCCCATCTCCGTCAGTCGTTTAAAAGCTAAACGCGGTGTATCGATATCGATCTGATTGGCCGGGGAGCGATACACCGGGGATTTAGCACCTCTTTCACTGGGTGGAGGGGTTCTAGCGTATATCTGTGTGTTGTTGTGCAAGTCTCCGAGATATTTGATGATCATAAACCCATCTACTTCTCTGTCAGATCTATCTAAAGACAGACCTTTTAAATCCGCGATAGAGTTCGtactttctttcatttttttcatctcATTCGCACCTACATTTGTGTTTGTTTCGTGCACTggaatatctgtaaaattgaaTACAGGGTGATGGAATTTTTTATCTGGCgtcaataatgttttattagtgGGCTTATGTATGCCCTGTCGGATTTTCTCTAATTGGCGTTCTGCCATACTTTGCTCCTTAGTGAGTGTCTGAAGGTCCCCTGTCGCTCGTGCCGGGCCCATCGTTCGTATCCGGCCAAGTTCTCGTGCAATAACGCGCTGCTCATGATTCACCTTGTCCATATTTAATCGGTATACGGCTTCCGGTCCATTTTTACCACTTAAGTTCAAATTTAATTTCCTGTCCTCGCGCTTATTACGCTCACGTGCGACTTCTTGTGAACGGTATGTTTTGAGAAAGTATCCACTCATTTTGACTTGCTTAATATCTTTGattatattcaattaaaaataatCGCCAAATCAcgtgtaaatatcaatatagaaTTGGTGCACGCGCACCACTCCATCAATATGCGTCATTAGAAATAACAAGCACTGATTGCTATTTCTGACGACGTTTTTATTCTGTTGGAATCCTGGGAAATCAATTCCAGTCTGGTTGAAACACGCCAGTCTCTTATTTTATGTAGATTTCTCCAAAATTTCTTCTTTCCATGACGTAAGACGAATGAAATCtgtaataaagataaaaaatattaaatattaaatgattGATACCATATATTGTTATAGTGCATCGACTTTTTATCAGTTCTCATGTAGTTAAACATCAGACGGATCAAACTCAGCAAGACGCTTGTAAAGTTCAGGCAAATACGTATGTTGGGAGCTGAACccatgtttgtatgtatatattatttatcttcGTCTCAAGTCGTGCTTCTGTATACAACCCAAATGTATTCACAAGTTTCCATACCTGTAGCTATCAGCAATCGTGACTAATTGACAAACAAACAATGACACAAATATTACTTCCAGGTGTCTgcatatcaacaaacacaaCCTGAATATGTCAATACGATACACCATGATGACATTTTTTTTGAACTGTTGATAAATGACTAATCAATTTCCTGTAAATTTCGTTGACATTTCATCCGTATTTCGGATCTTTTAGCCTCACATTCGTGTAAATCAATGAAACGTATTggatttatattgattttattctCCACTTATTCGTCTTTTCTGAACATTTCGTTAAACGTTTTATAGGAGGTATTTTCTGTACACCAAACACTTGTTTATTAGCATAAAGCAAACAAATTCGTCAACACATGTAGCTCACACAGACATATGTGATAAGAATACACGGCCTGTTTCCATAGCCAAGAAAGAGCCCACGTAATTCGATCGGGACTCGCGATAATAGCTAAACTCATGATGTATCCTTCCTGGTGTCTAGAACGGGTAATTAtttgttacaaaataaaatgaaaatatgtatggtgctatttttttaaattctacaTCTTGCGTGTTCAGAGTGTTTGCTTTGTAATCCgctacacacacacacatttcacTCTATATGTGATTGAATTATTTGCTGTATGTGATCAGATTTTATaagaaaaagatattttttagaGTAAGGTCAAATACCTTCTGAAGcatgtaaacattttaactCGGTAAACAAATGAAGAGCGCCATTTATTGTGTATGAAAAATTCCTTTAAGTTTTCCCTCCAGATTTACGACCTGGTGTTTAACTGTAATAGCGACATGACCTTGTCACCTTGTTGATGTAAATCTACAAGTTTTGGCAAGATTTATATTCACAAGAAATTGGAGAAAAGAAGCTTTGTTAGCTCCACACAGATAGTTTTATAAACAAAGTAAATATTTGTGAGATTTGGTTCTTTTCCATTGAAATCCCGATGTTAATACATGTTTTAGTACTATCAATCTTTGCCAGGCGGCATTCATTAATGACAATATAAAGCGAAGTAGGGAAACTATGACACACAATCCAGCCTGTATGATTCAGCTTTTTACCTATATCCATGTAAGATGTAGCCCTAACGCGGGAAGTTCGAGTACAAACGGTCACAGCATCACGTACATTCATGCTGTTATACTTTACATGGCATTCATAGGGATATGAATCGGTATAATTCTGAAGCTTCTTCTCCCGGCTTTAATACATCGATGTGACGTTTCACTGATTCTTTCACCGATTCAGAGATACCGCCATTTTACAAGCTCGAACGAAataatccggatatttaaagGTTCGCCGGGGAATTTTCTGACATGAAACTTAAttagtatacacaatacatgtatatttttatagagcctttatatttaatgattttgtcaGGGGAAGACTCAAAATTATACACAAAGAAATTTATAAAAGTTTAATAATCCACTAAGGTTCTACATTTTTATTATTCTGCGTATGGTCCTTCTACACACACACAACATAAAGTTGGTTAATATATTTTCCAAAACGTTTCGGTTTTACGTTATCACaataatcaatgtatattttgatgaCGGCGACTGTCCAAGTTCTGTGAATTGGACCTATTTGCACACGGTACTCCGCCGAGTAACCTTTTCTTGTCAACAGGTAAAACAGACGTGCCAAAAATTCATCACAAAAAGTATAGACAAAAAATATGACAGAGGGCAAAGTAAGCGCAACATGGCAGCAGATCAAATATGTTCTCCCTTCTGTAGGAGAACCGCGGACTTTACAGGGATTCCACAATAGTCGTCCCATGACAGCACCCATTCAAACACAGCTTGTCCATGTATAGCTTAATCCAATGCTCTCCAAACCTACGGTgcatataattattacaatgtTTGGATCAATGAAGAGTTTGTTTATGATTTGGCTTGTAATCACAAACAAGTTAATTATTTATAACGATTTTGAAGTTTGAAGTAATGCATTTCGGCCGATATTTGGATTGATGTCATTTTAACCTTTGTCTCGGAATGATATTCTTACAAATCAACAAATTTCGTATTGCGAGATTTATGTACGATTAGAAAGACCCGTGGCCGTTTGTGCCATGTAAATTCATCAATCTAGAAAATATCACTGTTGGcagtatgtctatatataaatcttcTCACATCTCCGTGTGACGTTAACAACTTCATTTATAGAGAGCAGATTATCAACTTTCTTTAGGAATCAATTCGGCGTATGATACGTTCCATGCCATGTATGCCACTCTCTAAAGTATACCAGCGGCTTACGTTTCTATATACCTATGTATATACTCTTTTTAGTACCTGTTTACTGGGAACACACACTGGCGTGGTGGGGGAGAGGATGGAGGGGCTCTGTTAGGAAGGAAATAACAACACAACATAACGGTGTTAAGGTCAATAAAAATCTATGTGTTTGAAAACTGTTTCATGCAGGCGTGGTTACATTTGATTCTCTGGGTAGAAAGGAAAACTAagtaacaatataacatcaaaaaaTAGAagaaagtaataaaaaaaagtaaatttcaTGAAGGAATGCCCGTTTAAATGTTAATGAAAAGGTAAATGGTGTTATCATGGAAAATATTTCTCTTACGAAATGAAACGTTATAAAGTCTTGTTAAGGGCCTTATGAAATCTTCTTAACAAGATCCTTCACTGGTAGATCCAGAGTAAGACATTCTAGGTACCTCCAATTAAGACAAGGCTAATTTACTAAATGATATTGTGAAGGATAACTCATCTTGATGGCAGCGAAACTGATACACTCCTAGAACTGACAACACACGAAGTAGTATCCGATCAGCTAACAGAGAGATAAagacaaattttacaaatgCTGTAACTTTGTACTGTGTAAGGCATTGCTATTTATTTCACTCTAGATTTAAGGTGTTTTGTCTTAATAAAAGGAAAACAAAGATAGATATTCTTCAACTGACTAAAGCGATATATACCTCTTTCATCTACACTCAGTCTTTGAAGGAGAAACATCGTAAGAATGTAGGAATTCGAGTTAAATAGAGTGACTTTGTTTAGGATATAATTCTTAAAATCTTTATGATGGCAATTTTAGAAAATGCATTTGACATTGAGGGAAATGTTCAGAGTTGGAGTTTTTAAAGTCAAAGAAAGCACAACGTGAGGCAGTTCAAAATCGTCCTATGTTAATATCACGTCTTTATATGGTGTAAGGGAACTAGCCATGAGACAGTCTGAGAGGGAGAATATAAGAAAATTAAGTCAAACATATCAAACGTAACGGAATCGAACACCAGATTGCATTTACCAACCTCTATCTATTAATTCGTCAATACAAGCAAGCGTGATTCATGAAGTAAAACTACATTAACAGTTATTAGGTTTTACAATCCTCCCTACAACTGTAGACTGGTCTGGATAATTGACTCCCTCTTCTGTTTTTCTAGATAATAGgcaatgttttaaaaatgtaGGCGTTACGCAGAGTGAAAACCTCCTGTATATTTTTCGTTGTAGAGATGCTTCCAATTTATCTTAAATGTAAAAGCTGTAATCaacaaattattatttacaaCCAACTTGTGATTTTTTAACGATCTGTTGAGAAGATTGATATGGACAGAAATTTAGAATCTTTGCTATATGGTAAAGAGATATGTGCCAATGATATCAATGTTCGCATCATCCGGTACCTTCAGCAATGGATTTAGCTCATAATAACTCTCCGTTAAAACAAAGCAGCCCTTTAACTTTATTGCTTTTTGTGTATGTTTGCATGCTTTTTGCTttctgtttgtatttctgtatgtAGCTATATCATTTTTTCTTGAAATAGTTCTCCTTCATTTGCCCCAAACATGACTAGTACCTTGAGAATTCAAATGGGTGGTATCTACTGTAGAAGTACAGTTCATTAGCTAGTATCAATATGCTATAACTAGCCTCCAGACGAATTTTAGTTTTGTATTCACACGACTGTTCACTACAGAGTGTCCGTCGGTACACTACTCCTATACTCATTTCCATGTCCGCTGATGTATAGAACTAAAAGTGCACACCTAATAGACGACAAAAGTGTGAAGTTGATGAAATGATACAAAGTATGCAAATTTTAAGATCCCTATTGGAGGTATTGATAGTAGCTTCTATATAATACACCACTTTATATCCACATCATAAATAAAGTCAGACAAATATATACGGTGGATAATATTGCTTATACTGCTTAACCAGAATCGTAAATCACCGAGCCTGAAGTTCTCGTATTGAGTCATCatatattactgtaaatcatttaGATTTCGCGAGTACTTTATTTTGCAAACTTACTTCTTCAGACATATTTGCGAACATATGATTTCGCGAACGCTTTACTATTGGAGTCACGGATTCCACAAGACTCCTATATCGGTAAGCGAAAGCTTAGTAGCCTTGGAAACTGTTATAATTGCGAGGGATTTCAATTCGCGATCAACTCTCCTCGTATATTAACACGAAAATATATCCCTggcgaaatataagtgattcaCAGTAATTTTACTTCCGGTAGTATACTTCACCTGCTTTTAAATATAATGCTTTTTgaatatagttttttttcttgGTCTATGATTTAAGCTGATATTTCCATGGATGTATTAAACTTGCTACACTACGACCAAATGACTTTGGGAAAAGCTTATCCCGAATTCCCCCTCCTTTCATAGATTTTTACCTTTTGCCCAATACTCGATTGATTTGTGTATTCAATAAAATCTTCATGGATGAAATTAATACTTTTGTTTACTTTGTGTACAGTCTCGATAAATAACCGGTTTTAGTTATTTGTGGTTCAAATTTAAATGCTAACTGCATAAAACGACACAAAAGAATACTACAATTTCACACCTGACCGCACCTTAAGCTATCTGAAGAAACAATAAAACTGCAGTGGTTGTCATTTCgacagtactgaagggatatatTAAATCTTGTCTAGAGGAAGGGTATTTATAACACGAAAATGCGCTTCTTCTTGACAAGATAAAATTAAGTATATCATTTACAGCTTAAATTGTATACTTACTTCAGAACTGGATTTCAAAAGTAGCCTTTATTGAGTTTTGTAATTGACAAGGAATGTCATACCACGATTGTTCAAAATTAATTCTGATTGTTATATAGATCATGTCAACTTGATTCGTGTTATAAATAACggcaaatatatacaattgtgtATTTCAAATGGATAAGTATAGGATTTTTTTGCCATTTATTTAAAGGACGCAAGACTGAGAAACAAATATCGGGATCGATGATGCTTATTTTAGAGACAGGTTTGGGATATTGTAACATGAAATTGGTTCGTATCGTAGGATTTGAAACTTTAAAAGATTTGTTGCCACAGTGACAATACAATGTACTAGTTTATATTACGTTAGCTTGTTGAGATATATCAAGTTGTATAACTATAAATGGCCCCTTGCTAGTGGAATGGTTGCTGAACCGTTAAGCAccatcaaataaacaaatgatgTGTTCCTGTCCAAACTTCGGCCAGTAGATAAAAGTACTCACAAGAAGGATAATAACTACATGCACCTGAGTATCGCTTGATTTCAATGAATATTTGCATTTAAAGTTCTCTGTCTGAACCATcgttttgaaatgtatttttactttttatttaatatattttacagtTTTAAACATACTGTAGATTTtctttacatgtcatggtcGGGCCGCTTTAAATCTATATAACGATAGACACCTTTGAAATAATTAAAGCGAAATCTGTCCATATTCGAGAAAAAATAGTTATTTGAATAGATATTATTGACCACTCTCTCTAGGTCAGATTCAGCATGCATGACTAAGAATACTTCCATAAAACAGTTTATAGTATTATCATAATAAATCTCTGGGTACAGTGAATTTGGATTTAAGATGCTACACAGAACTCCTACAAACGATTGCCTATTATCTAAGGAGGAtacctgtctgtaggtacaaAAGGGAGGTTAATTACTTGTGAGGTACATTGGTAGCGCTATAGAAGGTACACACCAATTATAACTATATTTTCCATGAATGCATTGATTTAGCCCTTAGCATAGGTCAgtgcattttaaaaatatatgttgGTTTTGGTCAGTGAATAAACGTCATACTACCTATTAATGAGATCATTGATCTATTTTACATGTGAACGCTCAAGTAAAACACTATTCATCGCCTTATGGGCTACTGGGGGTATTTAGATATCATTCTTTGTTGACTTCTTCTGTATTTCGTTTGAAATACTTATTTTGCATAATAAACTTATCTTTCACAAACATGACTGGAAAGGTATCGACTAAAAGTTTCTGTTAAAAGActtatttttttacatattgAGTAGAGAAAAAAGTAAATGAAAATTGtatccccctttttttttataaagttttgTTCATTATAGAGGTTAACATACTAATGGAAAGTTGTCAACTAATGAATAATGGATTATTGGCAAAAACGTGAATTTTATGATAATCTGACCCTTTAAAAAGGTACAACATAGACGATACACTATTTTATGTTGGTGTTAAAGTGCACCTATCTGCTAAAAGAAGGCGAGCTTTTGAGTTACCTTGTTATTCGTTGATACGGAAAAATGCTCACATTGCAATTTTTATTGAGTTTCAAATTTCGTCGTTATCATGTGTTctcacatcacatcacataaTCTATCAAATTAGCGTTCAACACATGagatatattatgatatatatcaaagtatatttataaatgtactAACAGGTGACTTTAACAATTAAATTATCAGTTGAACATCAGTCCTCTCATTTCTCGATATGCTTACTTCAGCTTATAATAACTTGTAGAATTATCAATTTTTCATACTGGGGCTTCTAATTCGCTTTTAGATGTTGTATGCACTAATGCTAATTTTATCAGTCAACATCTTGGAGAACGTTTCCTCGAACAACCCGTTATATTATCATTTCTACTTCTCTTTTAACATTGTTAAACATGTGCAACATAGTTTCAAGCTTAACATTTTGCTCTTTGACCGTAGGAATAACGATTTAGTTAGATATAAATTGAACACTGTAAAATGGAATACATATTGATTGAAGTTGATTGATATAAATGTCTCAATTATAAACTAAACTGATACATTGCTTAACTTTTCTTAAACTTGTTCCCCAGACAAAAGAGTGCACTGTcagatataaatacaaatgcTTAATTGGAAAAGGAATTTCACATAGCAGAGCCAAACGTTTGCTTTCCGATGCTCACTAGACTAAATGTCGCCCACTCCATAACTCATgtgtaaacatatttacactTGACATCTGTGGGGAACATAGAGAGCTAACATTGgcaaaatacatattttctgtAACCTGACCTCCGGATTCCCTCTGTGTGAGACGGATTTACATCAGTTTTAAACCTTGTTTCTAAATCCGGTTCAAATACggaaaaataatttaatgtgTTATGTTCACatataaatttgtataaatgaaataaagcTTATAACAATATTAACCGTATCGCTAAAAGAATAAGGAAAATGATTACAGTGtgttcacatatatatatatatatatatatatatatatatatatatacgactGTAAATTCTATAACTTTCAGCGTGAAGACAAAAGGCAAACCTAACACAAATATCATTAAAGAGGAACAGTAAACCATATACCACATCGTTTAATCATTGCAGAATTTTACCACATCCTCAATTTGATAGCCAAAAAGAGTCGCAGAAATGTACAACATCAGTAAATATATGGACAAGAtgataatttcttttaaattgtaGCTCAAAATGTTAATTGATTTAGGGATTGATTTATGAAAGCACACAAAGCATTTATGACAGGCTCAGATTTTGTTTGTAGAGAAAACCTAGATTGACTACAAACATTGGAGATGTCAATACGGGTCAATGTTATACACAGCAGTATCAGAAGGTAGACAACTCGTACAGTGGCCCAGTGTGTGTCTCGGGTATTCCAGGAGTTCTGCACCATTGGGATACGTGGCAAAATCGATAGTCCACGACTAGCTACTTGATTTGTGACAGGAAAAAAGACTACTTGCTAAGGTGATGCATTTCATTTGAAGAATT
The window above is part of the Pecten maximus chromosome 2, xPecMax1.1, whole genome shotgun sequence genome. Proteins encoded here:
- the LOC117321862 gene encoding uncharacterized protein LOC117321862, translating into MSGYFLKTYRSQEVARERNKREDRKLNLNLSGKNGPEAVYRLNMDKVNHEQRVIARELGRIRTMGPARATGDLQTLTKEQSMAERQLEKIRQGIHKPTNKTLLTPDKKFHHPVFNFTDIPVHETNTNVGANEMKKMKESTNSIADLKGLSLDRSDREVDGFMIIKYLGDLHNNTQIYARTPPPSERGAKSPVYRSPANQIDIDTPRLAFKRLTEMGKIDSDQAERFYSETTPQDPEKAAINTANTTGARSGEAKGGVSKDRTTKVPREHKQRAVKHQKEHISTYTSSLIVPETTLRSESQSNLSQKNELLDLATAANVDMASVKKNVTKRLSKDNISSKGSALSDPGSNRKPNSRKGTTSADPEVQSGTQQSYVANNDMSASSVKSETDDAPRPRQERRMSKQQVDEMLRKPVLDPDMYNVDGSLKTMFTLPSFDKSWEEAQKARYIRPKEKLERDRELTTKEIFSP